A part of Apostichopus japonicus isolate 1M-3 chromosome 10, ASM3797524v1, whole genome shotgun sequence genomic DNA contains:
- the LOC139975206 gene encoding uncharacterized protein, protein MKHRHCWPVLDHEMKRFLNFRKKSKVDYAYSTGEDLSEPERPRKFWQKHTNEELQKLETETRKELQNAVEKERCYNGLLSAELEKLEKQREVELVERHLLAVIDENRSVLHERENLRKRIDKETKASKALLAEAKKAKRRATGGEDGELDGTKQEEERADEQEEEEEDSNHPKNPDCHAQNRLLDEFFGSEEEATENLERFEKDVLAKINKATSDKDLKRIKSTIMAKQSVLLYAFSLVEIMRFTETYRGLIKSEEESVEEGSIDTKIDEIFESKRKEVQLMISESIPTNLRRTRVNKPEPMFTWNTQTLESWDEEAEVALLRPQEADILETDV, encoded by the exons ATGAAACATCGCCATTGTTGGCCAGTTTTAGACCACGAGATGAAACGATTTTTAAACTTTAGGAAAAAGTCCAAAGTAGACTATGCTTACTCAACCGGTGAAGATCTCAGTGAACCTGAAAGGCCGCGTAAATTCTGGCAGAAACACACGAACGAGGAACTTCAGAAACTAGAAACGGAAACCAGGAAGGAATTGCAGAATGCGGTAGAAAAGGAAAG ATGTTACAATGGATTGCTCAGTGCGGAGTTGGAAAAACTAGAAAAGCAAAGAGAGGTTGAGCTCGTCGAACGCCACCTCTTGGCTGTGATTGATGAAAACCGGAGTGTGTTACATGAGCGCGAAAATCTGAGGAAGCGAATAGATAAGGAAACCAAAGCTAGCAAAG CTCTCCTGGCAGAAGCGAAGAAAGCTAAAAGGCGGGCAACTGGTGGAGAAGATGGTGAACTTGACGGGACCAAACAAGAAGAAGAGAGAGCAGACGAacaggaggaggaagaggaggattCAAATCATCCCAAAAATCCAGACTGCCACGCCCAAAATCGTCTATTAGACGAATTCTTTGGTTCGGAAGAAGAAGCGACCGAAAATTTGGAAAGGTTCGAAAAGGATGTATTGGCCAAAATCAACAAGGCCACGAGCGATAAAGACCTGAAGCGAATCAAATCCACGATCATGGCCAAACAGAGTGTTTTGCTATACGCATTCTCATTGGTAGAAATAATGAGATTCACGGAAACGTATCGCGGACTGATCAAATCAGAGGAAGAGAGTGTTGAAGAGGGCAGCATCGACACTAAGATTGACGaaatatttgaaagtaaaaGGAAGGAAGTACAGTTAATGATATCGGAATCGATCCCTACGAACTTACGACGTACTAGGGTGAACAAACCAGAGCCTATGTTTACATGGAACACTCAAACGTTGGAAAGTTGGGACGAAGAGGCGGAAGTAGCTTTACTCCGTCCACAGGAAGCGGATATTTTAGAGACTGATGTTTGA